In Flammeovirgaceae bacterium 311, one DNA window encodes the following:
- a CDS encoding glycoside hydrolase (COG3507 Beta-xylosidase), translated as MPMHPVPALCLRFVLTLFLCAGTAILLQSCSGNSEQQQQQQNRPAAQEVVYSGNPILPGNFADPCILVHQDTFYIYATTGSEATVWYSPDFTDWKLTKLNWPTSMGKPDIWAPAVTQGTDGRFYFYTSTDHDIYAGVADHPKGPFTNILGGDSIFIKNRQWWEKMHSIDADCFVDDDGQAYLYWGSGFDFKDGICAVGRLNKDMVSFKEEPKLVTPNEYFEGPHMMKRNGIYYLMYSDSLYYDSTYKVRYATSNSPMGPFTEGRNSPILKSTPDGKVTGPGHHYTLKRGDQYYIVYHAHALPEAKPGGDLIRQVFIDKLEFEADGAIKPVVATDKGVPLDFVNTANIHKPVQPVATEASAAVSEALGADKAFDGDYGTLWAAPKATSPLWLQADFGKSISIKEIQPVFDLVMGDYEYRIEHSTEGTDWQLYAEGNNAQAEVWPVSHRKEVDARYVRITILNQTQENTRTGLWELKIFDEQKL; from the coding sequence ATGCCTATGCACCCTGTTCCAGCCCTTTGCCTAAGGTTTGTACTCACTCTGTTTTTATGCGCCGGTACAGCTATTCTGCTGCAAAGCTGTTCCGGCAACAGCGAGCAGCAGCAACAGCAGCAAAACAGACCTGCCGCACAGGAGGTGGTGTATTCCGGCAATCCGATCCTGCCAGGAAATTTTGCCGACCCATGCATCCTGGTGCACCAGGATACCTTTTACATCTATGCTACCACCGGCAGCGAAGCCACCGTCTGGTATTCTCCCGACTTTACAGACTGGAAGTTGACTAAACTCAACTGGCCTACCAGTATGGGCAAGCCCGATATCTGGGCACCAGCCGTTACACAGGGTACCGATGGCAGGTTTTATTTTTATACCTCTACCGATCATGACATCTATGCAGGTGTGGCCGACCATCCCAAAGGTCCTTTTACTAACATTTTGGGCGGCGACAGCATTTTTATCAAAAACCGGCAATGGTGGGAAAAGATGCACAGCATCGATGCTGACTGCTTTGTAGACGACGATGGACAGGCTTATCTATACTGGGGCTCGGGTTTCGATTTTAAAGATGGCATCTGTGCCGTTGGCAGGCTAAATAAGGATATGGTCTCATTTAAGGAGGAGCCTAAGCTGGTTACACCAAATGAGTATTTCGAGGGTCCGCACATGATGAAAAGAAATGGTATTTATTACCTTATGTACTCCGATAGCCTCTACTACGACTCTACCTATAAGGTGCGCTATGCAACTTCAAACAGCCCGATGGGTCCATTTACGGAGGGCCGTAACAGTCCCATTTTAAAATCTACACCCGACGGTAAAGTTACAGGCCCAGGCCATCATTATACGCTTAAGCGTGGCGATCAGTACTATATCGTTTATCATGCACATGCGCTGCCGGAGGCTAAGCCGGGGGGTGATCTTATACGCCAGGTATTCATCGATAAGCTGGAGTTTGAGGCAGATGGTGCTATCAAACCAGTGGTTGCCACCGATAAGGGAGTGCCTCTTGATTTTGTGAACACCGCAAACATTCATAAGCCGGTACAGCCTGTAGCTACCGAAGCATCCGCTGCTGTAAGCGAAGCCCTGGGCGCAGATAAGGCATTCGATGGCGACTATGGTACGCTTTGGGCAGCCCCTAAAGCAACATCGCCACTATGGCTGCAGGCCGATTTTGGGAAAAGCATCAGTATAAAGGAGATCCAGCCTGTCTTTGATCTGGTAATGGGCGATTATGAATACCGTATTGAGCATTCTACAGAGGGTACCGACTGGCAGCTGTATGCCGAGGGTAATAATGCGCAGGCAGAAGTGTGGCCTGTAAGTCACAGGAAAGAGGTGGATGCCCGCTATGTGCGTATTACCATACTTAATCAGACCCAGGAAAATACCCGCACCGGCCTTTGGGAGCTAAAAATATTTGATGAGCAGAAATTGTAG
- a CDS encoding haloacid dehalogenase superfamily protein (COG0637 Predicted phosphatase/phosphohexomutase) → MNIAILFDMDGVIVDSNPYHKLAFQAFLKQHNITLSDEELKTNVFGRTNKEIMSYIFSDDASPQQTEQWANEKEAIFRDLYKEDIKAVKGLHSFLQEIKERGIATAVGTSAPLANLDFVLDLLNIRQYFDVLVHSKDVTHGKPHPEVYLKAAAQLGVAPGNCIVIEDSLPGVQAGLNAGMKVIGITTTHTPEELQDTDLVIQDFDNLSLEKITGLF, encoded by the coding sequence ATGAATATTGCGATACTTTTTGACATGGACGGTGTAATTGTAGACAGTAACCCCTACCATAAGCTGGCCTTTCAGGCTTTTTTAAAACAACATAACATTACCCTAAGCGATGAAGAGTTAAAGACAAATGTGTTTGGCCGCACCAACAAAGAAATTATGTCTTATATCTTCAGCGATGATGCCAGCCCTCAACAAACAGAACAGTGGGCAAACGAAAAAGAAGCGATTTTCCGAGACCTGTATAAGGAGGATATCAAAGCAGTAAAAGGCCTGCATTCTTTCCTGCAAGAAATTAAGGAAAGAGGAATAGCCACCGCTGTTGGCACATCAGCACCCCTGGCAAATCTTGATTTTGTTCTTGACCTTCTCAACATCCGCCAGTATTTCGATGTACTGGTCCATTCCAAAGATGTAACCCATGGCAAACCACATCCGGAAGTTTATCTGAAAGCCGCTGCACAGCTGGGGGTAGCGCCCGGAAATTGCATCGTTATCGAGGATTCTCTTCCCGGTGTGCAGGCTGGCCTGAACGCAGGCATGAAAGTGATTGGAATCACCACAACACATACACCTGAAGAGCTACAGGATACCGACCTGGTGATTCAGGATTTTGATAACCTTAGCTTAGAAAAGATTACAGGCCTGTTTTAG